The Nicotiana tomentosiformis chromosome 2, ASM39032v3, whole genome shotgun sequence genome includes the window tacgattacacgagcataccatgcatattttattactatgaggtcggatgtcggccatggaggctatcagagtttcagtgtcaggaggtatctttattaccttttacatcagctatgtatgattctactttctgccttacatatcagtacatttttattcgtactgatgttccgttgcctggggacactgcatttttgtttcgtgcgtgcaggtctaggtagggactctgatcgacccctccgctaggatttcggggttcagctgtgagttggtaagctccacctcttcctggagctttcataggatggttacttttgttgtacagtttgggtatagttggggccttatcccgacagtgcttatgacactcttagaggctattgtggacacaatattctgggtttctttttgctgctttcagtctccagcTCATACGgttggcatgtatatataggtgtgtaggtatgtatgtcttcagtcgcggcctcttcggccagctagtattttattattttgcctTGTCTACCTatatttatatggcttattgttattcatgtcataaccttacggttcaggcttagtatttcagatgttgtgctgcctgatctgttgggcccccagtctagttagctagtgtgtttagtggctaactcgatcgaatacagtatcgagtgccagtcgtgcctcccctagtttggggcgtgacaaacttggtatcagagcaggtcgtatCCCAGGGAGTccacaagctgtgtctagtagagtcttgcttatgggtgtgttgtgcaccacacttataatcaggaggctatgaggcatttaggaatggttacatttctttcaattaatagatcgtgctatagagcgaagttataagaacatatgaaatctaaatcgtgctttgTGTTTCCTATCTAACAGGCTACCTACGCTCAGGAGATGGCACAACGAGAGATAGGTATGGATCCGGGAGAAGATACCAGTCGTTCCCCACCGGGTCAGAGGGATAGATTTCCCTTAGAGGCTCACAGTGAGTCTCGAGTAACCCTAGTTTCAGCTTCCCCAGCACTTGTTGGAGCCCAGGGAGATGCAGTACCCCCAGCCTCACCAGTTCCATTGGTACCTGAGGCAGCTAGAGACACAGGACCTCCAACACCTATTGTTCCCCCATCAGAGACTGGGGAGCAGGGGATGAGGGAGACTGTTCAGTTGCTGACTAGGATGGTTTCTATTCATGAGCGACAGCTAGAGTCAGGAGCAGATGCCCGGAGAGATCGGATAGGAAGCTCGACGGTACAAGAGTTTCTTCACTTGGCCCCTCCATTATTTACAGGATCCAGTTCcactgaggatccccaggactttataGACCATATGTATAGAGTATTGAGGGTGATGCATGCCTCCGTCACCGAGGCTGTGGAGTTGGCTTCTTTTCGACTACGTGATGTAGCCGTCCTATGGTATGAGGCATGGGAGAGATCTAGAGGACCTGATGCTCCGCCAGCAGAGTGGGAGGACTTCTCTGAGgctttttagccaattatttgcCACGGGAGGTTCGGGAGGCCCGTCTTGACCAGTTTCTTAGCCTAAAGCAGGGGGATATGAGTGTGAGGGATTATAGCCATAAGTTTAATTCTTTGGCAAGGTATGCACCAGATATAGTACGTACCATGAGGGCTAGAGTTCATCATTATGTGGATGGTTTGGGGGATCATCTGATTAGAGACTGTAGGGTTGCATCCCTATCGGATGATGTAGATATTTCCCGCATACAGGCTTTCGCTCAGACTACAGAGGACCTTTCCCGTCGGATTCGTGATACTCACAGGGATAGGGAGCAGAATAAGAGGGCTCGTACTATGGGGTCTTATAGGGAGCCACGAGTTGATTTTAGGCCCCCACTCCATCGATATCCACCTTGGTCAGCAGGTAGTTTCCCACCACAGATGCAAGGCCAGCGGTTTGATCGTTATATTCAGTCAGGACCGGGGCAGAGCTCAGGCTAGCCTGAGGGTCATCGACAGGAGCGTTCTGCACATATGAGATAGCTTACTCCTCCATGTACTCAGTGCGGTAAGCTGCACACCGGGCAATGTAGACAGGGTTCGAGTACATGTTTTCATTGTGGGCAGACAGGACATTATATTAGCCGGTGCCCGGGGTTAGGCAGAGGTACACCAGCTCAGCCTTCAGGATTTACAGCAGCCTCTTCGCCCTCAGTCCGTGCTCCCCGACCAGGTCCACAGTCTACTCAGGGTCATGGTAGGGGGAGAGGCCTCAGGTTCTAGTGGTGGCCAGAATCGCTTTTATGCGCTTACAGGCCGACAGGATTCAGAGGCATccccagatgttgtcacaagtatattgacaATACATTCTCATGCCATTTATGCATTGATGGATCCCGGCTCTACATTTTCATATATTAATCCATTTATTGCTGGTAAGCTTGACATAAGATCTGAGTTATTGCCACAGCCAGTTGAGGTGTCTACGCCAGTTGGCGACTCTATTGTAGCTAATCATGTCTATCGAGATTGTACAGTGTTAATTAATGACCGTCCAACCTCTG containing:
- the LOC138905799 gene encoding uncharacterized protein, producing MSVRDYSHKFNSLARYAPDIVRTMRARVHHYVDGLGDHLIRDCRVASLSDDVDISRIQAFAQTTEDLSRRIRDTHRDREQNKRARTMGSYREPRVDFRPPLHRYPPWSAGSFPPQMQGQRFDRYIQSGPGQSSG